The nucleotide sequence GACTGCCCCAATCGGTGTATAGAATGATGTATCAATTTGTTTCTTTTGAAGGCCTTCATACGTATCATCCACTGTTAAAGAAACAGGAACAGCTCCGATCGATTTTTCGAGTTCTGTTTCACTTTTTCCGCTCGCGCGCATTTTTGTTTTTTTCAAATCATCAACAGATTTAATTGGTTTTGTAGCGAACAAATCATACGGGTCAGTTGTTATCGGATCGAAAACGATTACATCTTTTGATAACGTTTCGTTTGCGTATTTCTCCCCGAATTTTTTCATTACTTTCGCAGCATCTTCAGCGTTATCAAAAGCAAACGGCAAGTTTCCAATCGTATACGGGAACATATCCGTATCGTAAAAATAGTTTGCTACTGCAAGGCTAAGCTCGTAAACGCCGCCTTTCACATCTTGGTATACGGATGAAGATTTTCCTAATGAACCGCCATGGTACAGATTAACCTTCACTCTACCTTCTGTTTTTTCTTCTACCATTTCTTTCCAAGGATCAAATACGTTGTAAACATAATGGTGCATCGATGGGTTCCAGTTGTTTACGTTAAGTTCGTATACTTTACCTGAACTTTCATCCTTTTTCTCACCTTCGCCACTGTTAGCGCTTTCATTTCCGCCGGAATTTTTACTTCCACAGGCTGTTAGCGCTAACAATAAACCAAGTAGTAAAACAACAAATCCTAAAAAACTCTTTCTCTTTGAAAACATTGTTCTCCCCCTCATTTTTTCTTACTAGATTGAGATGTTTTGCAATTCTCAATATTTACCGGAATAGCGTACCACTTTTCTATTCCTTGAAAAAGATAATATCATAGGAAAATTAATAGTTCAACAAACTTTTACAAAATAATTATTTTCCAACAATTCTATAAAGTATTAATTTACCATATAGAAAAACAAAAACCTGGAAAGGCAGCTACTTTCCAGGTTGAAATTTAAAGCATTCGGTTTGAGATTTCTTTTGCAGTTTCTTTTGTTTTTTCGATATAAGCTGGGATTTTTTCTTGATTTAATCTGGCGGTAGGAATCGTTAATGTTAGTCCGGCAATCACTTCGTTCAGACGGTTCTTTATTGGAGCACTTATTGAAAAAGCGCCTTTCACTCTTTCTCCATTGCTTATTGCATAACCCTCTTCACGAATTTTCTTCAGTTCTTTTTTTAGCTGTGGCTTGCTCGTAATTGTCCTGTCTGTTTTTTTCTGAAGCGTTATTTCGTTAAGCAACTTCTCCAGTTTTTCAGGAGATAAATAAGCCATTAATACTTTTGCCGAAGCCCCGGCATAGAGCGGCGACGTTTGTCCCACATGGATAAGTGTCGTCAGTTCATGATCGCTCGGTACGTATCCTATACACTTTCTTTGATTTTCATGAATAATACTTAACGAAACGGATTCGCCAAATTCTTCTTTTAACTTTTCCATAAAGGGTTTTGCTGTCGATAGCAATTGTGAATTTTTCTCAACAAGCTGGCCTAAAAAATACAACTCTATGCCAAGCTGGTATGTTTTATGTTTATCATCTTTATCTAATAACCTATGTTGAACGAGTGTATTTAAAATTCTCTGCAAGCTTGATTTTGAAACATTTAGTTTCCGATGAAGATCGGCCAATGATAATTCTTTCTCATTGATAGAAAACGATTTCAAAATTTTTATTGCCCGATCGATGGTCTGCATTGTTTCTTCTTTCGACATGACTTCTTCCCCAATCAATAGAGTAGGTTATCTTTACTATTAAGGGTAATGGATCTTCTTTTATTTGTCTATAAATCCCTATCTCTTTTCGGCTAGCTTTTTTGTAATAAGGAAAACGCTGACGCGTCTTTCCTGGAGGTGAGAGGTGGGATTGGTATAAATTGGCGAATTGCCAATTTATACTTTTTTTCAAAAAAAAAGCTTCATTCATTGTTAAAGTGGCGGGCAAGTTCTTTCACTACTGGAATACTTTTTCTCTCTTTTCGATCAAACATTACATTTGTAACAAAAGCTTCAGTAATCATATCCCCTTGCTCATTATAAATCTCTTGTTTATGATCAAAGCTCGTATTCCCTAAACGGATTGGAATTGTTTTAATCTTCAATCTATCTCTTAATTTCGCTTCTTTTATAAACGTTATATTTAGTTTGACAACAACTGTACCGTATTGATGTTTCTTCATTTCTTCAAATGAAAAGCCCGCTTCCCGATACCAATCCCCGCGTCCCTTTTCCAAGTATGTAACATAGACACTATTATTGACATGTTCGAGTTCATCGATGTCTTCTTCTTTTACGATGATTTCTGTCGTCGTTTCCATTTTCCAACACCTCTTTAATCCAACTTTTTCTAAAATTCATTAAATTAATCTTAGTCTCTTTTGCCACGTTATTTTTTCAATTATTGTAGCAGCCATTATGATATTCGTTGCATAAAAGTACTTTGGATTCACTATATTTAAGTCTACCATATTCTTTAGGCGGTCTATAGCATTTTTGATAAGAATAATCGCCCGCTTCTTCATTTTTTTCTTCAATGGCTTAACTACTAATCCAAAGAAAAATGGAAACGCAGTGTCGCGTTTCCATTTTCATTCACTTTTAGCTTCTTCTAAAATCTTCTGTTCTATATATTTTCTACTATTAGCAACATAGCTTGCTGCACCTTGCTGAATTCTCTTTTGTTGTTCTTCAGACAAGTTTCGAATTACTTTAGCGGGAACACCGGCAACGAGGACACCGGGCTCGATGACTTTGCCTTCTGGAACAAGACTTCCAGCGGCAACGAGAGAACCTTCACCAATGACAGCACCATTTAGTATTGTTGCGCCCATCCCGATAAGCGCTCCGTCTTTCACTTCACAGCCATGCAAAATCACATTATGCCCGACAGTGACATTTTCACCGACCGTCGTACGATAATCCGGATCGGCGTGAACGATGGTTCCGTCCTGCACACTCGATCCTTTGCCGATTTTTATTTGCTCATAATCTCCTCTTAGAACAGCATTAAACCAAATCGAAACGTTCTCTTCCAATACAATGTCGCCGATTAACTTAGCGCCCGGCGCGACATACACAGATGGGTGCAACTTTGGTGTTTTGCCATTAAAAGTATATTTCATTTTACCTTTCCCCTTTCTAAAATGGCCTTTTAATAAAGAATCCTATATTTCCCCTTCGAATTAAATGTCCTATCCATTTTTTAAGCCATAGCTTAACGATTGCCCTTGTATAAGGAATTAACAGGAAAAGGCCAGCAATATCAGTAACAAAGCCTGGGGTTAAAAGGAAAACTCCCCCGGCTAGTACACAAATCCCATCGAGAATAGCTTCTGTCGGCATATCCCGATTTTGGATTTGGACTTGAGCAAGGTGAAGGACTTGAAGGCCTTGGCGTTTTGCCAACCAAGCGCCAAGAATCCCTGTTGCAAGAATAATGAAAAGTGTCCATCCAACGCCTATTTTGCTGCCTGTCCATATTAAAACCGTAATTTCAATCGCTGGTACAAGAATAATTAATGCCAATACTATACGAAACATTGAAGAACTCCTCTTCAGTAAGAATGTTCGCTAACTTTTAAAAAAGAGAAGGCGCAAATCCCTTCTCTTATCCCCGATTTCTACCAGTCCGGCTTCTGACATCTGACTTCCGTTTATATAACACTTGTATACCCATCGTAGATATCGCCTTTATACGTATCGACTGTAATTTCTTGATCGTCTTTTAAAATACTTGTTGCGTTCTCAACACCTACAATAACCGGTACGCCAAGGCTTAGCCCGACGACGGCGGCATGGCTTGTCAGCCCGCCTTCTTCTGTTAAAACAGCCGCTGCTTTTTTGAATGCTTCAATCATTTCTTTGTCCGTTCCATAGGTGACTAAAATCGCGCCTTCTTTCATCTTTTCATTCGCTTCGATGTGGTCTTTTGCAATGACGACTTTTCCAGATACTGTTTTGCGGCCGATGCCTTGCCCTTTTGCTATGATATCGCCAATCACATGCACTTTCAGCAAGTTGGTCGTTCCGATTTCTCCAACGGGTACACCGGCTGAGATCACAACTAAATCTCCCCGTTTTACCACACCTGTATTTAATGCTTCTGCCACGGTGATTTCCAGCATTTCATCGGTGGTTTCCGCACGTTTGCCGAGCTTTGGAATAATTCCCCATACGAGAGATAGTTTCCGGCACACTCCTTGATAGCTAGTAACCGCAATAATTGGTGCCTTTGGGCGGAATTTGGAGATCATTCTTGCGGTATGTCCACTTTCGGTTGCAGTTATGATTGCCGAGGCGTCCAAATTAAGTGCGGTGTATGAGACAGATTGGCTAATTGCATTTGTCGTTGTAATAAAACTTTCCCTGCTTCTGTTTCTTAAGATTTCTCGATAATCGAGTGCTTGTTCAGTACGGGAGGCAATTTTATGCATCGTTTCAACCGTCTCTACCGGGTACTTGCCTGCTGCCGTTTCCCCCGACAGCATAATTGCGTCTGTCCCATCAAATATGGCATTTGCAACATCGCTCGCCTCGGCTCTTGTTGGCCTTGGATTTCGCGTCATTGAATCAAGCATTTGTGTAGCGGTAATAACTGGCTTGCCTGCTGTATTGCATTCGTGAATAAGCATTTTTTGTACGAGGGGCACTTCTTCTGCAGGAATTTCAACGCCAAGATCGCCTCTTGCAACCATAAGGCCATCAGAAACTTCTAAAATTCCGGCGATGTTATCGACACCTTCCTGATTTTCGATTTTAGGAATGATATGTATGGACGTTGCATCGTTTTTTTCTAATATTTCCCGAATTTCCAGAACGTCTGAAGATCTTCTTACAAATGAAGCGGCGATAAAATCAACGCCATATTTGATGCCGAATTCGATATCTTCCGCGTCTTTTTCCGTAATTCCGGGCAAATTAACCCTGACATTTGGAACATTAACCCCTTTTGTGTTTGTCAGTGTGCCACCATTTAAAATTCTTGTTTTTATTTCTTTCGTAGATTTTTCGATGACTTCAAGTTCAATTAGCCCGTCATCAAGCAAAATTCTGTCTCCTGCCTTGACGTCTTGTGCCAATCCAGTATAGGTTACTGAAATTTTTTCGGGGGTGCCTATGACTTCATCCATTGAAATAATGAGCTCTTTTCCTTCTTCTAGCTTGATTTCACCGTTTTCCATCATCCCCGTACGAATTTCCGGCCCTTTCGTATCGAGTAAGATGGCAATTGTTTTGCCGGCTTGTTCCTCCGCTTCCCGAATATTATTTATACGCGCGAGATGTTCTTCATGATTGCCATGGGAAAAGTTTAAACGGGCAACATTCATGCCAGCATTGATTAATTTAACGAGCATCTCTACACTGTCGCTTGCTGGTCCAATTGTACATACAATTTTTGTTTTTCGCATGATTATGAGGACCTCCTTAGGCTTTTCTAGATCGATAATTGTTGAGCCAACTGATACATTGAGCGGTTAATTTCGCGGCCTGCTGACAAAACTTCACTTATTGAACGTTCAACAATTTGATTGTTATACAAGCCTACTGCCTTGTTGTAGTTCCCATTAACGAGCAATTCAACGGCTTTTGCTCCGAACCTGCTAGCTAAAACACGATCAAAGGCTGTAGGTGAACCGCCCCGTTGAATATGACCTAGAATAGTTACCTTTGTTTCAAGATTGCTTTCAGCTTGAATTTGTTTTGCAACAGCAACGGCACTTGCAATACCTTCCGCCACAACGATAATGCTATGCTTTTTTCCTCTATTGTACCCTCTTTTGATTTTTTCAACGATTTGATGCAAATCATAACTTTCCTCCGGAATTAAAATTGATTCTGCACCACCGGCAAGCCCGGACCATAGCGCAAGGTTTCCAGCATCTTTGCCCATCACTTCAATAACGAAAATACGTTCCAATGATGTTGCTGTATCACGAATTTTATCAATAGCTTCGATGACTGTATTAAGCGCGGTATCAAAGCCGATTGAATAGTCTGTAAGAGGGATGTCGTTGTCAATTGTAGCAGGAAGGGCAATCGTAGGAAAGCCATCCTCAGCCAGCTTATGGGCCCCTTTGAAGGTTCCATCCCCTCCTATAACGATTAACCCTTCGATTTTGTGTTCCTGAAGGTGGCGCAACGCTTTTTTTCTTCCTTCTTCTGTTTGGAATTCGGGACACCTTGCCGTTTGAAGAATCGTCCCTCCCCGGTGAATAATGTCCCCAACCGTTCCAAGTTCTAGCTTTTTTATGTTTCCTTTTATTAATCCGGCATATCCGTTATAGATACCATTCACTTCTATATCATGGTAGATTGCTTTTCTGACGACTGCCCGGATGCAGGCGTTCATTCCAGGAGAATCTCCACCGCTTGTCAATAATCCGATTCGATTCAAGTTTAAAGCACCCCTAAATGACCCGTTAATCGTTGGCAATGCTTACCGAGCTTTTTATAAACGTGTACTCACCGATTTTACGGAATTTTTCATAACGCGTTGAAACTAGTTCTTCGCTTGATAATAGCAAAAGCTCATCAAGTGATTTTTTTAAAACGGCATCAATCGCACCTGCTTGCTTTTGCATATTTCGATGTGCTCCGCCTTTAACCTCTGGAATGATTTCATCGATAATGCCGAGCGCGAAAAGGTCTGGTGCCGTAATTTTCATCGTTTCTGCTGCCAGCTTTGCTTGAGATGCATCTTTCCACAGTAATGCAGCTGCGCCTTCAGGAGAAATAACGGAGTATGTCGAGTTTTCCAGCATGTGAATCCGATCTGCAATGCCTAATGCCAGCGCTCCACCACTTCCGCCTTCTCCTATTACAATGCAAATGACAGGCACAGACAGCCCGGATAACTCCACCAAATTTCGCGCAATCGCTTCACTCTGCCCTCTTTCTTCTGCTTCTTTGCCAGGGTAAGCGCCCTTTGTATCAATAAACGTGATGACCGGGCGGTGAAACTTCTCAGCTTGTTTCATTAAACGGAGCGCTTTCCGATAGCCTTCCGGATGTGGCATGCCGAAGTTTCTTCGAATATTTTCCTTTGTATCTTTCCCTCGTTGATGGCCAATGATCGTGACAGGTTTGCCATCGTATTTCGCAATCCCTCCGACGATCGCTTCATCGTCACCGTACAGGCGATCTCCGTGAAGTTCTATAAAATCTGTAAAAAGGTGCTCGATATAATCCAGCGTTGTCGGCCGTTCTTGATAGCGTGCGATCTGCACGCGGGACCAGGGCTGTAAGTTCTCATAGGTTTCATCTTCCAATTCTTTAAGCCGTTCTTCCAAATGTTTTAATTCTGCAGTCAAGTCAATGTCTTTTTCTTCCATAAAGGCTTTCAGTTCATTGATTTTTGTTTTCAGATCATTGATTGGGCGTTCAAATTCCAGTTCAGGCACGATTTTCCCCTCCTGGCCGGTGCATATCTAAAATTTTGGCTAATGTTTCTTTCATTTCTCCCCGAGGGATAACCCGGTCCAATTGACCGTGCTTCATTAAAAATTCTGCTGTTTGAAAATCGTTTGGCAGCTTTTCTCTTATCGTTTGTTCTATAATTCTTCTTCCGGCAAAACCAATGAGTGCACCGGGTTCCGCGAAGTTGAAATCTCCGACCGAAGCGAAGCTTGCAGAAACGCCGCCTGTTGTTGGATGGGTCATAACTGAGATGAATAAGCCCCCATTGTCGCTGAAACGTTTTAATGCAACACTCGTTTTGGCCATCTGCATTAAGCTTAAAACACCTTCTTGCATTCGCGCACCACCGGAAGCTGTAAAAATGATAAACGGGATATTTTTTTTGTCAGCCTGTTCAATGGCCCGAGTAATCTTCTCGCCAACGACCGATCCCATGCTGCCCATTCTGAAACGTGCATCCATTACTGCCAATACGGTTGGATTTGAGTCAATTAAGCCTTCTCCTGTTACAACAGCTTCATTTAGTTCGGAAACTTCCCGATCTTTTTCAAGGCGTTCGATATAGTTTGGAAAATGAAGCGGATTTTCAGAAATCATATTTACGTCGTATTCGATAAATGAATCATCATCAAGCAAACTTTCTATACGCTCATAGGCTGTTAAAGGCATATGATACCCACATGATTGGCAAACATTCCAAGTTTTCTTCAATTCTTTTGAATAAATAATATGTTTGCATTGGGGACACTTCTTCATAATCCCTTCTGGTACTTCCTGTTTCAGTCTCTCAGAAGGAACTGTTGCATACTTTTTCTTTTTTGCAAAAAAGTCTTTGATCAATTGGGACCTTCCTTTCCCGCAAATACTAAGAAAATCTCATATTTTTAGCACTTGTCTCTATATTATTCTAACCGATGAACGTTTGAAAAATCTAGTGTTTCTCATATTCATGACAAAGCTTGACAAATGTTGATGGGATTAGAGTTTTTTTCAGCGATAACGAGCTGTGGAAATGGGAAACAGGCAGCTCTCGCTTTTTACACATAAAAAAGCGGAGAAGATGAACTTCTCCGTTCTAAAAAGCAAATATTATTTTTCTCCGATAATCGCAAGTCTTCGTGTTTTTTCTGCTATCTCTTCAGGATCGACTTCGATTCTTGCCACCCCTGATGACATTGCCGTCGTTGCAACGGCTGCAGCCACCGCAGGTGCAACTCGAGGATCAAAAGGCGCTGGAATAACGTAATCAGCAGACAATTCTTCGTCAGATATTAGTGAAGCGATTGCATATACAGCGGCCTCTTTCATTTCTTCATTGATTTCAAGTGCCCTTACATCAAGTGCTCCGCGGAAAATCCCTGGAAATGCCAAAACATTGTTGACTTGGTTTGGATAATCCGAACGGCCTGTTCCAATGACTTTTGCTCCCGCTGCTTTTGCTTCATCAGGCAAAATTTCCGGATTTGGATTTGCCATCGCAAAGATAATCGGATCTTCATTCATTGAACGAATCATCTCTTGAGTCAAAGCACCTTCAACAGATACACCAATGAACACGTCAGTGCCTTTAATCACTTCTTCAAGCGTACCTGCTTTTTTCTTATGATTCGTAAATTTAGCTACTTCTTCCTTCATAGGGTTCATTCCAACAGGACGTCCTTCATAAACTGCTCCCTTGGAATCGCACATGATAATATCTTTCACACCAAATCGATTCAAAAGCTTAATAACGGCAATTCCTGCAGCACCTGCACCATTTACGACAACTTTTACATCTGAGATCATTTTATTTGTAAGCTTGAGTGCGTTAACAAGGCCTGCTAACGTAACAATGGCAGTGCCATGTTGATCATCATGAAAGATCGGAATGTTCGTTTCAGCTTTTAACCTTTCTTCGACTTCAAAGCATTCCGGTGCTTTGATATCTTCCAAATTTACCCCACCGAAAGTTGGTTCAAGCAGCTTAACTGTTTCTACAATCTCGTCAACACTGTTCGTATTTAGACAAATAGGAAAACCGTCTACGCCGGCAAAGCTTTTAAATAATACAGCCTTGCCTTCCATTACAGGAAGCGAAGCTTCAGGGCCGATATCACCAAGTCCGAGAACAGCCGTTCCATTTGAAACGACAGCAACCATATTCCCTTTCATTGTATATTCATATACTTTACTCGGATCTTTATTGATTTCCATGCATGGCTCGGCCACACCTGGGGAATATGCAAGACTTAAATCCTTTGCATCCCGCACTTCAATTTTCGATTTTGATTCAAGCTTTCCTTGGTTTTTACGGTGTATATGTAACGCTTCTTCTCGCAAGGTCGACAAAGAAGTTACACCCCTTTTCTCAACAGTCTCTGTCACTCCAACAACACCTCAATTCTCTGTAATTCCAAGTCCGAAAACTTGTGCTCACCTTTTCAAACTTTAAATAAAAAGTAAGATTGTATTCACGGCTCCTAAGCTATTTCTTCCTTTGTTTGAAAAAAGTTATACTTTATATAATATAACAACAAACATCTAGTTGTAAACAAGTTTTTGCATCATTTCTGAAAATTTTGATAGGCGTATCAAATGCGCCTTTACGTATTTGCGCCCAGATTTTATCGAGCCTTTCTCGATAAACGGGCCTTATTAAGGGAGTAGCATGTTATTCCCCATTTAGACCTCTTCGATTCTTCGAAGCCTTGAGGTGGGGGACTTCTGAATGAAGTTAAAACATAATATTTTTTTCACCGATAAGCATTTTTATCTCGTTCAAACATTCATTGGACGCCGAAATCGAATACTGCTTCGACAATTGTCTTACTCGCTTTTCTTCCTCATAATAAAGATAAACGGGAAAATCCCCCGGATGCTTCTTTAAAACATGTTGAATAAGCGTAAGGGTTTTTTGATTTTGATGTTTCTGTTCAATCTTTAAAAAAATTTTTTTCGTTGCATTTTTCACTAGTTCTTCTACCTTCATTGCCTTTTCTGCAATGATTTTAACGCCATCTTCACCCTTATTCTCAACTTTTCCTTCGATATATAATAAAGCTTCAGGGGTGAGTATCTCATTTATTTTGCTGAAAACTTTTGGAAAAACGACAATCTCCGCCTCGCCTGAATGATCACTTCCCTTCAAAAACGCCATTTGATCGCCTTTTTTTGTTTTTATTGGTTTTACATTTTCAACCATTACAGCAACTCTTACTGAATTGACATTCGGGATATTTTTTAAATCGGAAAGAAATGTATGCGGGAATTGCCAAAGCAGGTTGCTGTAGCGTTGCAGTGGATGGCCACTCAAATAAAACCCAAACACTTCTTTTTCGTGTGCCAACCTTTCATCTTCGCTAAGAGGCGGAACGTCAACATACGTAAACCCACTCTCATCAGGCTTAAAAAAACCAATTTGATTTGCATTCTTTTGCTCTTTTTCCGCGTCCTCAAGCGCATCGTCAAGCGTGGCCAGCAAACTGCCCCGTTCAACCCCAAATTCATCGAAAGCGCCGGATAAGATTAACGACTCCAATGTGCGCTTATTGACATTTTTCAACGATACCCTTCTGCACAAATCAAACAAATCTTTATAGTCCCCGAGCTGTCGGCGATTTTTTATGATTTCATTTATCGCCTGCAAACCAACATTTTTAATGGCAAGCAAACCAAATTGGATGCCGCCTTTATCCATTGTAAAAAAGGCATGGCTTTTATTGATTGAAGGAGGATAGATTTCAATTCCTTTCCTTCTCAGCTCAGAAATGTAACTTGCAAGCTTTTCCTGGTTTCCGATCACACTTGATAACAACGCAGCAAAAAATGCGACAGGTTCATTCGCTTTCAAAAAAGCAAGCTGGTAAGCAATCATACTGTAAGCAACAGCATGGCTTCGATTAAACCCATAGTTGGCAAATTTTACAAGTAAATTGTAAATGTCTACAGCCATATGCTCGCCATATCCATTTTTCACACAACCGGCTACAAAATGCTCCCGTTCTTTTTCTAATATGTCTCGTTTTTTCTTAGAAATTGCCCTTCTTAATAAATCGGCTTCCCCTAATGAAAATCCTGCCATCATTGATGCAATTTGCATAATTTGTTCCTGGTAGACGATAACGCCGTACGTCTTCTTTAAGACAGGTTCAAGATCAGGATGGGGATAAGATACTCGGCGTTTTCCATGCTTTGCGGCAATATAGGCCGGAATGTTTTCCATCGGTCCCGGCCGATACAAGGCATTCACGGCTACGATATCTTCAAATTCACTCGGTTTTAAATTCGTTAACACTTGGCGCATTCCGGAAGATTCCAATTGAAAGATGCCCGTTGTATCACCTGCGCTTAGCAAGTCAAATGTTTTTTGATCGTTGTACGGGATCATGTCAAGCTGCAATTTTCTTCCTGTGCTTTTTTCGATGTTGTGAAGGATGTCTTCGATAAGCGATAGATTTCGGAGACCGAGAAAATCCATCTTTAATAATCCGATCTCTTCCAAATCCTCCATCGGAAACTGGGTTAATGCAATGTTTTCATGCCCAGCTCGAATCGCAATGACATCAGTAAGAGGTTTTTCGCTAATGACAACTCCCGCCGCATGCGTTGAGGAATGTCGCGGAAACCCTTCAATCTTACAGGCGAGTTCAAACACTTTCTTTGCATCTTCTGAACGGTTTATTAATTTTTCTAATTCAGGAGACTCTTTGAACGCTTTTTCTAACGTTATTCCCTGCCTTGAAGGAATCCGCTTTGCCAGCTGGTCAATCGTTTTCTGTTCAACGTCAAGCAGCCGCCCCGCATCCCGAACCGACGCCCTTGCCGCAAGCGTACCGAACGTTATAATTTGGGCAACATGTTCTTTCCCATATTTTCGCCCTACATATTCAATCACTTCATCTCTTCTCGTATCTGAAAAATCGATATCAATATCTGGCATTGAAACACGCTCTGGATTTAAAAAACGTTCGAACAACAACTCATGTTTCATCGGATCGACATGTGTAATATAAAGAACATACGCGACGAGAGAGCCTGCGGCTGACCCTCTTCCCGGACCTGTTAAAATTCCATTGTCCCTAGCATATTTCATAAAATCCCAAACAATTAAAAAGTAATCATTAAATCCCATGTCATCGATCACGGACAGTTCATACTCTATGCGTTCTATAATTTCATTGGTCACATCGTTGTAACGTGCTTGCAGTCCTTGAAAACACAAATTACGCAATGCTTCTTTCGATGAAATATGAGGAGGCAGTGGAAATTTAGGCAAGATGGGTTTGCCAAGCGATAAGGTTAGAATGCATTCATCAGCAATTTTAGCGCTGTTTTCCATCGCTTCAAAATAGTTGTCTTCCAGTGCCTCTGCCATTTCTTCAGTAGATTTTAAATAAAATTCAGCATTATTTATTGATAATAGCCCTGTCCCTCTTTTTATTGCCAGAAGGGCTTCGTATGCAATCGCATCCCCTTTTTCTACATAATGAACATTGTTCGTGGCGGCGAGTGGAGCGCCAATTTTTTCTGCCAATCTGGCAGTCAGTTTATTTACTTTCGCCTCTTCAGGTAGCCCGTGGTCCACAATTTCAAGGAAAAAATGCTCCTTATCAAATATCCTTTTAAACAAATTGGCAATTCCTAAAGCTTGGTCGTATTCTTCGTGAAGAAGGCATTGTCCGATTTCTCCATCGAGCCCAGCCGACAGCGCAAAAATGCCTTCCGTATAGTTGGACAATGTTTCGATATGAATCGCTTTGGTTTGCTCATTTTCCTTTAATTGAATCTGGCTGCTAATTTTTAACAAATGACGGTATCCTATTTCATTTTTTGCCAAGAGTACAAGAGGATAGCTCCGGCCATTTTTTACCGAACTTGTCATTACGTTCGCTTCCAGTCCTATAATCGGTTTGATTTCTGCCTTTCGACAAGCCTTGTAAAATGGTATTGTTCCATACATTACATTTTTGTCGGTTATCGCAAGAGAGTTGAATCCGAGCCGCTTTGCCTGCGCAACAAGCTTTTCGAGGCGGCACGCACTTTCCAATAGGCTGTATTCGCTATGTATTCGCAAATGTGTGAATCTCATTGGAAATCCTTCCTTAGTTAGA is from Pueribacillus theae and encodes:
- a CDS encoding acyl-CoA thioesterase, with translation METTTEIIVKEEDIDELEHVNNSVYVTYLEKGRGDWYREAGFSFEEMKKHQYGTVVVKLNITFIKEAKLRDRLKIKTIPIRLGNTSFDHKQEIYNEQGDMITEAFVTNVMFDRKERKSIPVVKELARHFNNE
- a CDS encoding gamma carbonic anhydrase family protein, which codes for MKYTFNGKTPKLHPSVYVAPGAKLIGDIVLEENVSIWFNAVLRGDYEQIKIGKGSSVQDGTIVHADPDYRTTVGENVTVGHNVILHGCEVKDGALIGMGATILNGAVIGEGSLVAAGSLVPEGKVIEPGVLVAGVPAKVIRNLSEEQQKRIQQGAASYVANSRKYIEQKILEEAKSE
- the dctP gene encoding TRAP transporter substrate-binding protein DctP, with product MFSKRKSFLGFVVLLLGLLLALTACGSKNSGGNESANSGEGEKKDESSGKVYELNVNNWNPSMHHYVYNVFDPWKEMVEEKTEGRVKVNLYHGGSLGKSSSVYQDVKGGVYELSLAVANYFYDTDMFPYTIGNLPFAFDNAEDAAKVMKKFGEKYANETLSKDVIVFDPITTDPYDLFATKPIKSVDDLKKTKMRASGKSETELEKSIGAVPVSLTVDDTYEGLQKKQIDTSFYTPIGAVGLKFYEPAPYITKLQASVTPIIPMMNKDFYESLPEDIQKMFDEEFGPKLSEMFIESYTKELEKSYKTLEKEVEGRGEIITLSDKEAQRFKEAGKPAWDAWIEDADKKGYNGQEMVDELFKIMEEEGLQKPF
- a CDS encoding FxsA family protein produces the protein MFRIVLALIILVPAIEITVLIWTGSKIGVGWTLFIILATGILGAWLAKRQGLQVLHLAQVQIQNRDMPTEAILDGICVLAGGVFLLTPGFVTDIAGLFLLIPYTRAIVKLWLKKWIGHLIRRGNIGFFIKRPF
- the pyk gene encoding pyruvate kinase translates to MRKTKIVCTIGPASDSVEMLVKLINAGMNVARLNFSHGNHEEHLARINNIREAEEQAGKTIAILLDTKGPEIRTGMMENGEIKLEEGKELIISMDEVIGTPEKISVTYTGLAQDVKAGDRILLDDGLIELEVIEKSTKEIKTRILNGGTLTNTKGVNVPNVRVNLPGITEKDAEDIEFGIKYGVDFIAASFVRRSSDVLEIREILEKNDATSIHIIPKIENQEGVDNIAGILEVSDGLMVARGDLGVEIPAEEVPLVQKMLIHECNTAGKPVITATQMLDSMTRNPRPTRAEASDVANAIFDGTDAIMLSGETAAGKYPVETVETMHKIASRTEQALDYREILRNRSRESFITTTNAISQSVSYTALNLDASAIITATESGHTARMISKFRPKAPIIAVTSYQGVCRKLSLVWGIIPKLGKRAETTDEMLEITVAEALNTGVVKRGDLVVISAGVPVGEIGTTNLLKVHVIGDIIAKGQGIGRKTVSGKVVIAKDHIEANEKMKEGAILVTYGTDKEMIEAFKKAAAVLTEEGGLTSHAAVVGLSLGVPVIVGVENATSILKDDQEITVDTYKGDIYDGYTSVI
- the pfkA gene encoding 6-phosphofructokinase, which produces MNRIGLLTSGGDSPGMNACIRAVVRKAIYHDIEVNGIYNGYAGLIKGNIKKLELGTVGDIIHRGGTILQTARCPEFQTEEGRKKALRHLQEHKIEGLIVIGGDGTFKGAHKLAEDGFPTIALPATIDNDIPLTDYSIGFDTALNTVIEAIDKIRDTATSLERIFVIEVMGKDAGNLALWSGLAGGAESILIPEESYDLHQIVEKIKRGYNRGKKHSIIVVAEGIASAVAVAKQIQAESNLETKVTILGHIQRGGSPTAFDRVLASRFGAKAVELLVNGNYNKAVGLYNNQIVERSISEVLSAGREINRSMYQLAQQLSI
- a CDS encoding IclR family transcriptional regulator, producing the protein MSKEETMQTIDRAIKILKSFSINEKELSLADLHRKLNVSKSSLQRILNTLVQHRLLDKDDKHKTYQLGIELYFLGQLVEKNSQLLSTAKPFMEKLKEEFGESVSLSIIHENQRKCIGYVPSDHELTTLIHVGQTSPLYAGASAKVLMAYLSPEKLEKLLNEITLQKKTDRTITSKPQLKKELKKIREEGYAISNGERVKGAFSISAPIKNRLNEVIAGLTLTIPTARLNQEKIPAYIEKTKETAKEISNRML